GCGGCTTCGGCGGTGGCGGTGCGCGTCGAGGAAGACGCCGCCGACACGCGCGTTAACGCGTTGCGGCTGCTGTTGCTGCACGAAGCAGGCAAGGCGCTGGCCGCCGGCCGCCGCTTCATTCCCGACTGGTGGACGGACGACGCGCAGGGCGACTACTCGTTCCTGCCGCTGTCGTGGCAGGTGGATGGCGATGGTGTCGTCGTGCCGGCGAACGACGCGGTGCGGCGCGCCGGCCACGATGCCGCCGCTGCGTACGCGGCGCTGGAAAGTACGGCCCACCTCACGCCGCACGGCGCGCGCAGCCCGCTCGACGATTTCGCCGAAGCATTCGCGCTGTATGCGCACATCGTGCTGTCCGGCCGGCCGTGGAGTGCCCGCGTGACCGGCGGCGACACCGTGCATGCCTATGCGCCGCGCTGGGATGAGCCGCGCCTGGCCGGCAAGCTGGCGCTGCTCAAGCGCTTCGTGCCGGACGTGGTGCACGAAGCCGATCCGCTGGTGGCGGCGGCCGCGTTGCCGTTCGCGCCGCTGGTCGGCACGGCGCCGCTGATGCGCCGCGCCTTCGACAAGCAGGACATGGCGCCGGTGGCCCAGGCGCTGCTCGCCCGCGCCGAAGCCGACCAGCTCGATGCGAACGCCTACCTCGACTTCGCGATCACGCTGCAGCTGACGGGCGACCGCGACGTGGCGATGGACGTGCAGGCCGAGGGCGTGCGCATCCGGCCCCGCTACACGTTGCCGGCGCGGCGCGGCGAAATGCTGCGCCTGCTCGTGATCATGGGGCTGGGCGACCTGATGGCGAACACGCCGATCGAGTTCCTGCTGGAAGATTCGGACGTGACGCTCGAAATGCTGTACGTAACGGCGGAGGCGCCGTGGCCGGAAGTGGTGCCCGAACACGATGTGATGATGGTCTGCATGGGCGAAAACGACGCCAACCAGCCGTTGCTGGCCCGGCTCTCCGAATGGATCGCCGGCTGGCCGCGGCCCGTGGTCAATGCGCCGGAGCGGATCGCCGTGCTGTCGCGCGACGGTGTCTGCAATGCGCTGGCGGGCATCGACGGCGTGGAAATGCCGCAGACCGTGCGGCTGGCGCGCGAACGGGTCGCCGCGCTGGCGGCCGCGCCGGAGATCCTGCGCTCGCTGCTGCCCGATGGCGTGTTCCCGCTGATCGTACGCCCGCTGGGATCGCACGCCGGCCACGACCTGGACAAGATCGATACCCCGGCGGACCTGGCGGCCTACCTGGAACGGGTGCCGGCCGGGCAGTTCTACCTGTCGCGCTTCGTCGACTACCGCGGCGCCAACGGCCTGTTCGGCAAGTACCGCGTGGTGCTGGTCGATGGCCGGCCGTTCCTGGCGCACTTCGCCAGTTCCGAGCACTGGATGGTGCATTACCTGAACGCCGGCATGGGGGAGAGCGAGGCGAAACGCGCGCTGGAAGCGGAAGCGATGGCGCGGTTCGACGACGGGTTCGCGCTCCGGCACCGCGAGGCGCTCGCCGAGATCGACCGCCGCATCGGGCTGCCCTACGTGGGCATGGATTGCGCCGAAACGCCGGACGGCCGCCTGCTGGTGTTCGAGGTCGACAACGCGATGATCGTGCATGCGATGGATGACGAAGCGACGTACCCCTACAAGAAGCCGGCCATGCGGAAGATTTTCACGGCGTTCCGCCAGATGCTCGAAAACGCGCGCAGCCAGCGCTAGCCGACTAGCTGGTGTCGGACACCGGCCTTATGGTGTCGGACACCGGTTTTCGCATGCGTCGGCCTGGCCATCTGGTGCCGGACACCGACTCGTCAGATTGCCAGCCTGCGCGCCGCCAGCATCTCCAGCCCCGCCAGCAGCGCATCGATGTCGCGCCGCTCGCTGCGGTGGTTGACGATCGCCACACGGATCGCCACCTTGCCTTTCAGCGTGGTCAGCGACGGCGCGGCGATGCCCGCTTCCTGCAGGTCGGCCACCAGCGCGGCGTTGAAGTCGTCGACGTCCTGGTCCGATACCCGGCCGGCGACCTTGTGGCGGAAGCACACGATGTTCAGCGCCACGGGGGCCAGCAGCTCGAAGGCGGGGCGCCTGCCCACCTCGCCGGCCAGGTAGCGCGCCAGCGCGCAGGTGCCGGCGATCGCTTCGCCCATGCGGTCTGCGCCATAGGCCTGCAGCGTAAACCATGTCTTCAACGCGCGGAACGAACGCGACAGGTCGGGGCCGAAATCGCACGGCCACGGCGAGCCGCCGGCCATGCCGCGCGGCTCGCGCTTCAGGTAGCGCGGCGCGGCGGCGAACGTCTGGCGATGCAGTTCGCCGTCGCGCACCAGCACGAAGCCGGCGTCGTACGGCACCTGCGCCCACTTGTGGAAATCGAACGCGATCGAGTCGGCCCGGTCGATACCGTCGAGCAGCGGCGCCAGGTCCGGCGACAGCATCGCCATCGCGCCGAACGCGCCGTCGACATGGAACCACAGGCCGTTGGCGTGGGCCACGTCCGCCACGCGCCGCAACGGGTCGATGGCGGCGGTGTCCACGGTGCCGGCGGTGGCGGCCACGAAGAACGGCCGCAGGCCGGCCTGCAGATCCGCGGCGATGGCCTGTTCCAGCGCCGTGGTGTCCATCCGGTACTGGTCGTCGAGCGGAATCAGGCGCAGCGCAGAACGGCCAATGCCGGTCAGGTCCAGCGCCTGCGCGATGCAGTCGTGCGCCGCGGCGGACGTGTAGGCAACCAGTCCGGCCCCCATCCGCGCCAGCCCGGCGTCGCGTACCTCCAGGCCCAGCGTGCGGCGGCGCGCCACCAGCACGGCGATCATGTTGGCCATCGACGTGCCGGTGACAAACAGGCCGCTGGCGCCCGCCGGGAAACGGAACAGCTCCGCCATCCAGCGCGCCACCTGGCGCTCGACTTCGACGGGAATCTGGTCGCGCCCGCCCACGTTCGCGTTCAGGCCCGCCGCCAGCATCTCGGCCAGCATGCCGACCGGCGTGCCGGCGCCGTGCACCCAGCCGAAAAAGGCCGGGTGCGCGTTGCCCACGGCATAGGGCAGCACGTCGTTCATGAAAGCCCGGTGCAGGTCCGCGATGTCGCTGCCTTCGCGCGGCAGCGGTGCCTGGAATTTTGCCCGCACGTCGGCCGGCGCCTGCTGCCACACGGGGCGCTCGCGCAGCTGTTCGAGGTAGTCGAACATGTCGTCGAGCATGCGATGGCCCTGTTCGCGCAGCGCGCTCCAGTCGGCGGGATCGAGGGTGGTGGAGGTTGGCTCGGCCATGGCGGTTCCTTGTCGCGAATGGCGGCACTATACTGCACGGACGCGCCCGGCGGGCGCGCCGCATGCGCCTACCTGGAAACGATGAGTTTCAGGCCCAGCGCGATGAACACGGTGCCGGCCG
Above is a window of Pseudoduganella dura DNA encoding:
- a CDS encoding ATP-grasp domain-containing protein, with amino-acid sequence MIISPEIAFWNDAIQQPTERRHGPAPDHLVEALRSEHAGIRAAAVAPDVAADIAPEIAPAFDADLGTALRDLPPAVLARLHTSWLGAWLVEGLGREALTDLVVTADGEFLGTATLLDAGMLAGVTANSWASARAGAASAVAVRVEEDAADTRVNALRLLLLHEAGKALAAGRRFIPDWWTDDAQGDYSFLPLSWQVDGDGVVVPANDAVRRAGHDAAAAYAALESTAHLTPHGARSPLDDFAEAFALYAHIVLSGRPWSARVTGGDTVHAYAPRWDEPRLAGKLALLKRFVPDVVHEADPLVAAAALPFAPLVGTAPLMRRAFDKQDMAPVAQALLARAEADQLDANAYLDFAITLQLTGDRDVAMDVQAEGVRIRPRYTLPARRGEMLRLLVIMGLGDLMANTPIEFLLEDSDVTLEMLYVTAEAPWPEVVPEHDVMMVCMGENDANQPLLARLSEWIAGWPRPVVNAPERIAVLSRDGVCNALAGIDGVEMPQTVRLARERVAALAAAPEILRSLLPDGVFPLIVRPLGSHAGHDLDKIDTPADLAAYLERVPAGQFYLSRFVDYRGANGLFGKYRVVLVDGRPFLAHFASSEHWMVHYLNAGMGESEAKRALEAEAMARFDDGFALRHREALAEIDRRIGLPYVGMDCAETPDGRLLVFEVDNAMIVHAMDDEATYPYKKPAMRKIFTAFRQMLENARSQR
- a CDS encoding pyridoxal phosphate-dependent decarboxylase family protein encodes the protein MAEPTSTTLDPADWSALREQGHRMLDDMFDYLEQLRERPVWQQAPADVRAKFQAPLPREGSDIADLHRAFMNDVLPYAVGNAHPAFFGWVHGAGTPVGMLAEMLAAGLNANVGGRDQIPVEVERQVARWMAELFRFPAGASGLFVTGTSMANMIAVLVARRRTLGLEVRDAGLARMGAGLVAYTSAAAHDCIAQALDLTGIGRSALRLIPLDDQYRMDTTALEQAIAADLQAGLRPFFVAATAGTVDTAAIDPLRRVADVAHANGLWFHVDGAFGAMAMLSPDLAPLLDGIDRADSIAFDFHKWAQVPYDAGFVLVRDGELHRQTFAAAPRYLKREPRGMAGGSPWPCDFGPDLSRSFRALKTWFTLQAYGADRMGEAIAGTCALARYLAGEVGRRPAFELLAPVALNIVCFRHKVAGRVSDQDVDDFNAALVADLQEAGIAAPSLTTLKGKVAIRVAIVNHRSERRDIDALLAGLEMLAARRLAI